One Bombina bombina isolate aBomBom1 chromosome 5, aBomBom1.pri, whole genome shotgun sequence DNA segment encodes these proteins:
- the LOC128659963 gene encoding LOW QUALITY PROTEIN: septin-7-like (The sequence of the model RefSeq protein was modified relative to this genomic sequence to represent the inferred CDS: inserted 2 bases in 1 codon) encodes MAQQKNLEGYVGFANLPNQVYRKSVKRGFEYTLMVVGESGLGKSTLINSLFLTDLYAPDYPGPSHRIKKTVQVEQSKVLIKEGGVQLLLTIVDTPGFGDAVDNSNCWQPVIDYIDSKFEDYLNAESRVNRRQMPDNRVQCCLYFIAPSGHGLKPLDIEFMKRLHEKVNIIPLIAKADTLTPEECQQFKKXIMKEIQEHKIKIYEFPETDDEEENKLVKKIKDRLPLAVVGSNTTIEVNGKRVRGRQYPWGVAEVENSEHCDFTILRNMLIRTHMQDLKDVTNNVHYENYRGRKLAAVTYNGVDNNKNKGQLTKFDTVEGMSPLAQMEEERREHVAKMKKMEMEMEQVFEMKVKEKVQKLKDSEAELQRRHEQMKKNLEAQHKELEEKRRQFEEEKLNWEAQQRILEQQNSSRTLEKNKKKGKIF; translated from the exons ATGGCTCAACAGAAGAACCTTGAAGGCTATGTGGGGTTTGCCAATCTCCCAAACCAGGTGTACAGGAAATCTGTGAAGAGGGGATTTGAATATACACTAATGGTAGTCGGTGAGTCTGGTCTGGGGAAGTCAACACTCATCAATTCACTATTCTTAACGGATTTATATGCTCCGGATTATCCTGGTCCCTCACACCGAATTAAAAAAACTGTTCAGGTTGAACAGTCAAAAGTTTTAATCAAAGAGGGAGGAGTACAGTTACTTCTAACAATAGTAGACACACCAGGATTTGGCGACGCGGTGGATAATAGCAACTGTTGGCAGCCAGTCATTGATTACATTGACAGTAAATTTGAAGATTATTTAAATGCAGAATCTCGTGTGAACAGACGTCAGATGCCAGACAACCGCGTGCAGTGCTGCCTATACTTCATTGCTCCATCAGGGCACGGATTGAAGCCATTGGACATAGAGTTCATGAAACGTTTGCATGAAAAAGTCAACATCATTCCACTCATTGCCAAAGCTGACACCCTCACACCAGAAGAAtgccagcaatttaaaaa cataatgaaaGAAATCCAGGAGCACAAAATCAAGATCTACGAGTTTCCAGAAACAGATGACGAAGAAGAAAATAAACTGGTGAAAAAAATAAAGGACCGTTTACCTCTTGCTGTGGTGGGTAGTAACACGACTATAGAAGTCAATGGCAAGAGAGTAAGAGGAAGACAGTATCCCTGGGGAGTGGCAGAAGTTGAAAACAGTGAGCACTGTGATTTTACTATTCTGCGAAACATGTTGATAAGAACCCATATGCAGGATCTTAAGGATGTCACCAATAACGTACATTATGAGAATTACAGGGGCAGAAAATTGGCAGCAGTGACTTATAATGGTGttgataacaataaaaacaaaggtcAGCTAACGAAATTTGACACAGTTGAAGGCATGAGCCCTCTGGCTCAGATGGAAGAGGAGAGAAGGGAACACGTGGCCAAAATGAAGAAAATGGAGATGGAAATGGAACAAGTTTTTGAAATGAAGGTCAAAGAAAAAGTTCAGAAACTAAAGGACTCCGAGGCTGAGCTTCAGCGACGCCATGAACAAATGAAAAAGAACTTGGAAGCTCAGCACAAGGAACTCGAAGAGAAACGACGTCAGTTTGAGGAAGAAAAGTTAAACTGGGAAGCTCAACAACGCATACTGGAACAGCAGAATTCTTCCAGGACTTTGGAGAAAAACAAGaagaaagggaagatattttaa